One genomic segment of Suricata suricatta isolate VVHF042 chromosome 16, meerkat_22Aug2017_6uvM2_HiC, whole genome shotgun sequence includes these proteins:
- the SDR42E1 gene encoding short-chain dehydrogenase/reductase family 42E member 1: MDSQKSPKETVLITGGGGYFGFRLGCALNQKGFHVILFDISSPAHSVPEGVRFIHGDICHLGDVEKAFQDADVTCVFHLASYGMSGREQLNRSLIEEVNVRGTEHVLQVCRRRGVPRLVYTSTFNVIFGGQVIRNGDESLPYLPLHLHPDHYSRTKSIAEKKVLEANGAPLVTRDGVLRTCALRPAGIYGPGEQRHLPRIVSYIERGLFKFVYGDPGSLVEFVHVDNLVQAHILAAEALTAAKGHVASGQPYFISDGRPVNNFEFLRPLVEGLGYRFPSIRLPLTLIYCFAFLTEMAHFILGRVYNFQPFLTRTEVYKTGVTHYFSLEKAKKELGYEAQPFDFQEVVDWFKANGHGRSPGGRDSGCLVWDGLMVFLLVTVVLIWLPSPVTRSL; encoded by the exons ATGGACtcccaaaaatctcccaaggaaaCGGTCCTCATTACAGGAGGAGGTGGCTATTTTGGTTTCCG CCTAGGCTGTGCTCTGAACCAGAAAGGATTCCACGTGATTCTGTTTGACATCAGCAGCCCTGCTCATTCCGTGCCAGAAGGAGTCAGGTTTATACACGGAGACATCTGCCACCTCGGTGACGTGGAGAAAGCCTTCCAGGACGCAGACGTCACGTGTGTGTTCCATCTCGCCTCTTACGGCATGTCGGGGCGAGAGCAGCTGAATCGAAGCCTGATTGAAGAGGTCAATGTCAGGGGCACAGAGCACGTCCTCCAGGTTTGCAGGAGGAGAGGGGTGCCAAGGTTAGTCTACACTAGCACTTTCAATGTCATCTTTGGAGGTCAAGTTATCAGAAACGGAGATGAATCTCTGCCTTACCTACCTCTTCACCTCCATCCTGATCACTACTCTCGGACCAAATCTATCGCGGAGAAGAAAGTGCTGGAGGCCAATGGCGCCCCCCTGGTAACAAGGGATGGTGTCTTGAGAACCTGTGCCTTGAGGCCGGCTGGCATCTACGGGCCCGGGGAACAAAGGCACCTTCCCAGGATAGTGAGCTACATAGAGAGGGGTCTGTTCAAGTTTGTGTACGGGGATCCTGGGAGCCTGGTTGAATTTGTCCACGTGGACAACTTGGTCCAGGCTCACATTCTGGCCGCAGAGGCCCTGACAGCTGCCAAGGGCCACGTTGCCTCTGGGCAGCCCTACTTCATTTCGGACGGCAGACCTGTGAACAACTTCGAGTTCCTCCGGCCGCTGGTTGAGGGCCTGGGCTACAGGTTCCCATCCATCCGCCTGCCGCTGACCCTCATCTACTGTTTTGCTTTCCTGACGGAAATGGCTCACTTCATTTTAGGCCGAGTCTACAACTTCCAGCCCTTCCTCACCCGCACGGAAGTTTACAAGACTGGCGTTACACATTACTTTAGTCTAGAGAAGGCCAAGAAGGAGCTGGGTTATGAGGCTCAGCCATTTGACTTCCAGGAAGTAGTCGACTGGTTTAAAGCCAATGGTCACGGCCGAAGTCCTGGGGGCCGTGACTCTGGGTGTCTTGTCTGGGATGGGCTGATGGTCTTCCTCTTGGTCACAGTGGTTCTCATATGGCTGCCTTCTCCTGTGACTCGGTCACTCTGA